The Myotis daubentonii chromosome 9, mMyoDau2.1, whole genome shotgun sequence genome has a segment encoding these proteins:
- the MMP7 gene encoding matrilysin, giving the protein MQLAVLCAVCLLPGSLALPLPPEAGGMSDLQWEQAQRYLKRFYPYDSKSRDVNSLRAKLKEMQQFFHLPITGMLSSDIIKIIQKPRCGVPDVAEYSLFPDRPKWTSKVVTYKVISYTRDLSHFKVNQLVDKAFAMWSKEIPLQFKRIRVGIADIMIGFARGAHGDYYPFDGPGNTLAHAFAPGPGLGGDAHFDEDERWTDGTSIGINFLFAVTHELGHSLGLGHSSDPDAVMYPTYEARDAKDFKLSQDDIEGIQKLYGQRSD; this is encoded by the exons ATGCAGCTGGCCGTGCTGTGCGCTGTGTGTCTGCTGCCCGGCAGCCTGGCTCTGCCGCTTCCCCCCGAGGCAGGAGGCATGAGCGACCTACAGTGGGAACAGGCGCAG CGCTATCTCAAGAGATTTTATCCATACGACTCAAAATCAAGGGATGTCAACAGTTTACGAGCCAAACTCAAGGAGATGCAACAATTCTTTCACCTGCCTATAACTGGAATGTTAAGCTCTGACATCATAAAAATCATTCAGAAGCCCAGATGTGGAGTGCCAGATGTTGCAGAATACTCACTGTTCCCAGATAGGCCAAAATGGACTTCCAAAGTAGTCACCTACAA GGTCATATCATATACTCGAGACTTATCCCATTTCAAAGTGAATCAGTTAGTGGACAAGGCCTTTGCAATGTGGAGCAAAGAGATCCCTCTGCAATTTAAGAGAATTAGAGTGGGAATTGCTGATATCATGATTGGCTTTGCAAGAGGAG CTCACGGGGACTACTACCCATTTGATGGACCAGGAAACACACTGGCTCATGCCTTTGCACCTGGACCAGGCCTAGGAGGAGATGCCCACTTTGATGAGGATGAACGCTGGACTGATGGTACCAGTATAG GAATTAACTTCCTGTTTGCTGTCACTCATGAACTTGGCCATTCTTTGGGCCTGGGTCATTCGTCTGATCCTGACGCCGTGATGTATCCAACCTATGAAGCTAGAGACGCCAAGGATTTCAAACTTTCACAGGATGATATTGAAGGAATTCAGAAATTATATG GACAGAGAAGTGACTGA